AATGCCAAAATACACTTCCGATTTCAACAGAACCGGTTTTACCCGCCGTTGGGACAGGAACCCCCCGGCACTTAAAACCGCAGTACTTTCCGCTTGGCAAATGAATCTCAGAGGATAGCCTCTCACTTTCCCGTTTTATGGAAATGGGGATAAAAACGTCCGTTCAGCGGACACAACAACAAAAACACATTCGCTAGAAAGCGAAGTCCCGCCGCGGCGGGATCATAAGCCCGAGGAATTGGTATGTCGAAAATAGACGCGAAAGCGTTGCTGGAAGCAGGCGTTCACTTTGGTCACCGGACCGACAAGTGGAGCCCGAAAATGAAGCCCTATATTTATGAAGCCCGCAACGGGATTCATGTCATCAACCTGAACAAAACGGCCGAGCAACTGGAAGCGGCCGGCAATTTCCTCCGGGGAATCGCCTCAAAAGGCGGGAAGATTTTGTTTGTCGGCTGCAAAAAGCCGGCGCAGGAATCGGTCAAACAGGCCGCAATCAAATCCGGCGCCTTCTATGTCACCGAACGCTGGCTCGGCGGCACCCTGACCAATTTGAACACCATCCGCAAAAGCGTGGCCCGCATGCGCGAAATCGACCAGATGGAAACTTCCGGAAAATTCAACGGCATGCCGAAACAGGAAGTTTCAGCCCTGCGCCGCGAAGCTTCCAAGATGCACCGCAACCTCGACGGCATCCAGGACATGGCGCGTTACCCCGATGCCATCGTGATTGTCGATATCGTCCGCGAAGACATCGCCGTGCTCGAAGCCGCCCGTTTGAACATCCCGATCGTCGCCCTGACCGACACCAACGCGGATCCGAGCAAGATTGCCTACCCGATCCCGG
This genomic window from Candidatus Methylacidiphilales bacterium contains:
- the rpsB gene encoding 30S ribosomal protein S2, which codes for MSKIDAKALLEAGVHFGHRTDKWSPKMKPYIYEARNGIHVINLNKTAEQLEAAGNFLRGIASKGGKILFVGCKKPAQESVKQAAIKSGAFYVTERWLGGTLTNLNTIRKSVARMREIDQMETSGKFNGMPKQEVSALRREASKMHRNLDGIQDMARYPDAIVIVDIVREDIAVLEAARLNIPIVALTDTNADPSKIAYPIPGNDDAIRSIRIIMDTLAASVEEGYAGGGGKKDRSSDSSKQNMEAVSA